In Streptomyces sclerotialus, the DNA window GCCGCGTCCTCGATGCGCAGCTCGACGCCGCGCGTACCGCCGGCCTTCTTGCCGTACTTCTCCCGCAGGCCGTCGAGGACCGGACCCAGTGAGGGGTACCGCTCCTCGGTCAGCGGCCGGCCCCGGTGGTCGACGGCCCGGATCTCCGCGGCCCCGGTCACGCCCGTCACCAGGTACTCGCCGTCCTTCAGCTGCGGATGCAGTACCGAGGGCCGCCAGTCCACCAGCGGCTTGTGCGTGGTCCGGCCCCGTACGATCCGCAGCTCCGACGCGTACGACAGGGGAGCGGTCCGCCCGTCGTACGACACCTCGGCCTTGACGGTGTACGGAACGGTCGTGCCGCTCCGCCTGCCCGGCGTGATCACCACATGGGTGAGGTGCGCCTGGTCATGGAATCCGGCCAGTTCGGTCCGGGCGACCGCCTGGTTGTCGGTGAGCGCGGCGGCGGTCGTGCTGTCGCCCTTCGCCCACGCGGTGAGGAAGGCGGTGGCCGTCTCCGTCGTCTCGTCGGCGCTCGGCGGCCCGGTCCGTACCGGCGCCGCCTGTGCGCTGCCGCCCTGGCCGCCGTACCCCATCACCCCGCTGACCAGGTTGTAGCCGCCGTACAGCACACCCCCGGCCACCACCGTCAGCACCCCGCCGACAATGCTGATCTTCACCCCGCTGCGCATCCGCGCTCCCTCCCCTGAGAGCCCCCTGAACAAGTTCGAAGGAGCCATGGGACGCACGGTACGGGGCGGACAGGAGGACAAAGAGGTTCGAACGGGCATTCGTTACCGGATAGCGATCACGGGGAGCGGCCGCGGCACCGGAGCCGGGCGGCCCGTGCGGCGGCGAGGCCCGTCTGCTCGGCACCGAGCGGGTGACGGCGTCCGGTGCCGCGCACGACACGTCCGCCGGGGCCCCGTCGTACTCGACCGAGCACTCCACCTCGTGGTGCGCGCAGAGGACTTGGGCCAGCCGCACGAGCGCGGTGGTGTCCCCGCCGCGCCCCACCCGGTGCAGATCGACGACGACCGTGCCGCTGCCGGGACGGATGACGGCGTTGAGCAGCCGCCCCAGGTGCGGTTCGGCCGTCGGGCGGATCGGGCGGTGCACCTCGATGACGGTGCGGTCGGCGTACCGGCGTACCGCGACCGGGGACGGTCCGGTCCCCTCGGCGGCGGGACCGGCCGGCGCGGTACCTCCCGCCCCGGCCGCCCGGGAGGTCATCGGCACGAGCGGCGGACGGAGCCGGTGGCGGACGGAGGTCCATAACGGGAGCAGGGAAGGAGCGGTCCACGTCATCGCGGTCCCCCTCGGCATCAGAACCTGCTGGGACAAGCAGTCGCGGCCCGCCGCGGTCACCACGCGGGGCACGACGTGGGAGCGAGTCGGATTCTGCCACCCCCGGCGGCCGGCGGGCAGGGCCTGTCGGCCTCTGGACAGGAGCCGGGAGAGCATGTCGGTCCCGGTGCCGGGGCGCGCGCGGCGCCCTGCCGGAAGCCGGGTGCGGGCGGTGGCTTTCGGCCGATGGCGGGTCCCGGCAGCCACTCGTGGCTTTCATGGTCGAGCGGCGCAACAGCAGGCCCGGCGGACGGTCTTCCGCCGGGCGCACCTCGTCGGCGCCGGCCGTCCCCACGAAGGGAGAACTTTTCTCATGCTCTCGGTATCCACCGCTGTCGCGGCCACCGGCTCCTACGTCACGTCGATCGCGGACACGGCCGGAGAGATCAGGGCTGCCCAGCGGCTGCGCTACCAGGTCTTCGGAGAGGAGATGGGGGCGACCCTGCACACCCCGCTCACCGGGCACGACGTCGACGAGTTCGACGCGCCGGCCGACCACTTGATCGTGACGGACACCAGCAGCGGCGAAGTGGTCGGCACGTACCGGCTGCTGCCGCCCGGACGCACCGAACGGTCCTACGCGGAGGACGAGTTCGACCTGCGGGCCCTGCAGGAACTGCGCGGGCGGATGGTGGAGGCGGGCCGCTCCTGCGTGCACCCGGACCACCGGACCGGCGCGGTGATCAACCTGATGTGGGCCGCGCTCGCCCGCTACGTCCTGCTGTCCGGGGCCCGTTACCTGTCCGGGTGCGCGTCGGTGCCGCTCGCCGACGGCGGCCAGGCCGCCTCCAACGCCTGGCTGCTCGGCAACATCAAACACTGCGCCCCGGCCGACCTGCGGGTCCACCCGCGCCGCCCCTGGACACCGCGGGGAGTGAGCGAGAACAAGCCGAGTTACGCCCTGGTGCCGCCGCTGCTCCGTGGCTACCTGCGGCTCGGCGCCTGGATGTGCGGAGCGCCGGCCCACGACCCGG includes these proteins:
- a CDS encoding GNAT family N-acetyltransferase, which translates into the protein MLSVSTAVAATGSYVTSIADTAGEIRAAQRLRYQVFGEEMGATLHTPLTGHDVDEFDAPADHLIVTDTSSGEVVGTYRLLPPGRTERSYAEDEFDLRALQELRGRMVEAGRSCVHPDHRTGAVINLMWAALARYVLLSGARYLSGCASVPLADGGQAASNAWLLGNIKHCAPADLRVHPRRPWTPRGVSENKPSYALVPPLLRGYLRLGAWMCGAPAHDPEFDVADFFVLLDVDRLDGRYRRYFLGE